From Streptomyces sp. HUAS MG91, the proteins below share one genomic window:
- a CDS encoding rodlin produces the protein MLKKVMASAALATSVAGLAAATAGQAVALGDDMGTTSASGNASQSEVGNSVTEGSQSPQVGAVQGSLNKLCVGLPAKANAGSLVGILVPVAAQDIPVLSAAQNQQCADNSTQAKGDEPASHILHGIPVLSGNGVHNG, from the coding sequence ATGCTGAAGAAGGTCATGGCCTCGGCCGCCCTCGCCACCTCCGTCGCCGGCCTCGCCGCCGCCACCGCCGGACAGGCCGTCGCCCTCGGTGACGACATGGGCACCACCTCGGCCAGCGGCAACGCCTCCCAGTCGGAGGTCGGCAACTCCGTCACGGAGGGCTCGCAGAGCCCGCAGGTCGGCGCCGTCCAGGGTTCGCTGAACAAGCTCTGTGTCGGCCTGCCCGCCAAGGCCAACGCCGGATCGCTCGTCGGGATCCTGGTCCCCGTCGCCGCCCAGGACATCCCCGTCCTGTCGGCCGCGCAGAACCAGCAGTGCGCCGACAACTCCACGCAGGCCAAGGGTGACGAGCCGGCCTCGCACATCCTGCACGGCATCCCGGTGCTCTCGGGCAACGGCGTCCACAACGGCTGA
- a CDS encoding TetR/AcrR family transcriptional regulator, which yields MADRTGGEPQIDGRSTRWDEHKAQRQVELVDAAVALIEEEGARFRVQRLAERVGLPRSVLYRHFKDRATLDELIRRRVVESFMRRMEPTLTFDGTIEESVRRVVGAHLDWVAQHPRLYAYMGVGEHAMGDGSLVADTKTAIALMLGERFGEVLKTLGVRQAPIRSVAVGIVGFVDTAVNQWVRDPEPEVSEEELRAMLCRSVWAVLDATLRDLGVELSPQHRVADLEKA from the coding sequence ATGGCGGACAGAACCGGCGGCGAGCCGCAGATCGACGGGCGCTCCACCCGCTGGGACGAGCACAAGGCGCAGCGTCAGGTCGAGTTGGTGGACGCGGCGGTCGCCCTCATCGAGGAGGAGGGCGCACGCTTCCGCGTGCAGCGTCTGGCGGAGCGCGTGGGCCTGCCGCGGTCGGTGCTCTACCGGCATTTCAAGGACCGGGCCACTCTGGACGAGCTGATCCGCCGGCGGGTGGTGGAGTCCTTCATGCGCCGGATGGAGCCCACCCTCACCTTCGACGGGACGATCGAGGAGTCGGTGCGGCGGGTGGTGGGCGCCCATCTGGACTGGGTGGCGCAGCATCCGCGCCTGTACGCCTACATGGGCGTCGGGGAGCACGCGATGGGTGACGGATCCCTGGTGGCGGACACCAAGACGGCCATCGCGCTGATGCTGGGCGAGCGGTTCGGGGAGGTGCTGAAGACGCTCGGAGTGCGTCAGGCGCCGATCCGTTCGGTCGCGGTGGGCATCGTGGGGTTCGTGGACACCGCGGTCAACCAGTGGGTGCGCGACCCCGAACCCGAGGTCTCCGAGGAGGAGTTGCGCGCGATGCTGTGCCGTTCGGTCTGGGCGGTGCTGGACGCGACGCTGCGGGACCTCGGCGTGGAGCTGTCGCCGCAGCATCGGGTGGCCGACCTCGAGAAGGCCTGA
- a CDS encoding FAD-dependent oxidoreductase produces MPYVVTRSCCADASCVLACPVNCIHPAPGDPGFGTAEMLYVDPRTCVDCGACTTACPVDALKPHTALGEGELPFLELNADYYKRHPHDDRTPMYVLPKQRGLPAGDLSVAVVGAGPAGLFAADELLRHPGVRVTVHDRLPTPYGLARAGVAPDHQDTKQVTELFRTIESQPGFSYRLGVEVGTTLTHDELLRGYHAVIYAVGAATDRRLGIDGEDLPGSASATDFVAWYNGHPDRADDHYDLDTERAVVVGNGNVALDVARILTADPEALARTDISDRALAALRGSKVREVVLLGRRGPAQAAFTVPELLALAALKDVDVSVEGWPEGLDPDTDDKTRLLSQLAARTPVEGRRRIVLRFLTSPVRLTGETSVHALEVAATTLHTDEDGTVRARATGETRTLETGLVLRAVGYRARPVPGLPFDENSATVPHEGGRVEPGIYVAGWIKRGPTGFIGTNKTCAQETVEALLDDFSAGRLTPPVHGGGTVTQALGLDAWRAIDRAERAAGEAQGRPRVKFTDTESLHGAARTAPVVPA; encoded by the coding sequence GTGCCGTACGTCGTCACCCGATCCTGCTGCGCCGACGCCTCCTGCGTGCTGGCCTGCCCGGTCAACTGCATCCACCCCGCACCGGGCGACCCCGGCTTCGGTACGGCCGAGATGCTGTACGTCGATCCGCGCACCTGCGTGGACTGCGGCGCGTGCACCACCGCCTGCCCGGTCGACGCGCTCAAGCCGCACACCGCGCTCGGCGAGGGGGAGTTGCCGTTCCTGGAGCTGAACGCCGACTACTACAAGCGCCATCCGCACGACGACCGTACGCCCATGTACGTCCTGCCCAAGCAGCGCGGCCTCCCGGCGGGCGACCTGTCCGTCGCCGTCGTCGGCGCCGGACCCGCCGGGCTCTTCGCCGCCGACGAACTGCTGCGCCACCCGGGCGTGCGCGTCACGGTGCACGACCGCCTCCCGACGCCGTACGGGCTCGCGCGGGCCGGAGTCGCACCGGACCACCAGGACACCAAGCAGGTCACCGAGCTGTTCCGGACGATCGAGTCCCAGCCGGGCTTCAGCTACCGCCTCGGTGTCGAGGTGGGCACCACCCTCACCCACGACGAACTCCTGCGCGGGTACCACGCGGTGATCTACGCGGTCGGTGCCGCGACCGACAGGCGTCTCGGCATCGACGGCGAGGACCTGCCGGGCAGCGCCTCGGCGACCGACTTCGTCGCCTGGTACAACGGCCATCCCGACCGCGCCGACGACCACTACGACCTGGACACCGAGCGCGCCGTCGTCGTCGGCAACGGCAACGTCGCCCTCGACGTCGCCCGGATCCTCACCGCCGATCCCGAGGCCCTGGCCCGCACCGACATCTCCGACCGCGCGCTCGCCGCACTCCGCGGGAGCAAGGTCCGCGAGGTCGTACTGCTGGGGCGGCGCGGACCGGCCCAGGCGGCGTTCACCGTGCCCGAACTCCTCGCGCTCGCCGCACTCAAGGACGTGGACGTGAGCGTCGAGGGCTGGCCCGAAGGGCTGGATCCCGACACGGACGACAAGACCCGGCTGCTGTCACAACTGGCCGCCCGCACCCCGGTCGAGGGCCGCCGCCGCATCGTGCTGCGCTTCCTGACCAGCCCGGTCCGGCTGACGGGCGAGACCTCCGTGCACGCCCTGGAGGTCGCCGCCACGACCCTGCACACCGACGAGGACGGCACCGTCCGCGCCCGCGCCACCGGAGAGACCCGGACCCTGGAGACCGGCCTCGTCCTGCGCGCCGTCGGCTACCGGGCGCGGCCCGTCCCCGGCCTGCCCTTCGACGAGAACAGCGCGACCGTGCCCCACGAGGGCGGCAGGGTCGAGCCCGGCATCTATGTCGCGGGGTGGATCAAGCGCGGTCCGACCGGCTTCATCGGGACGAACAAGACCTGCGCCCAGGAGACGGTCGAGGCGTTGCTGGACGACTTCTCCGCGGGGCGCCTCACTCCGCCGGTGCACGGCGGCGGCACGGTGACACAGGCCCTGGGCCTGGACGCGTGGCGGGCGATCGACCGTGCGGAACGGGCGGCGGGGGAGGCCCAGGGCCGCCCCCGGGTCAAATTCACGGACACGGAATCCCTGCACGGGGCCGCGCGGACGGCCCCGGTGGTACCCGCCTGA
- a CDS encoding diiron oxygenase — translation MTANLTRKLYDERLRTLSEGSVNVNFNAFIDIKWDDPEFAVDVDDPRWVLTSADALGAHPWYQEQPLETQIRIGIWRWAVIAKVGMQFENLLMRGALDYVYQLGNQDQEFRYLTHEITEETHHTQMFQELVNRTGVDTAGGKRWFRQVSRVLPLFGSLYPEAFFTGILAGEEPIDHLQKGALRSGEPVHPLPQRIMQIHIAEEARHISFAHEFLRLRVPRFGKARRGTLSVLFPLIMRILCDVIMIPDRKSAAQVGIPAWVVKDVFWKSEAGRRMLHDLFSDVRMLAQDIGLMNKVSRPLWRALRIDGRPARFRGEPALHTD, via the coding sequence ATGACCGCGAATCTGACCAGGAAGCTCTACGACGAGCGCCTGCGGACCCTGTCCGAGGGCTCCGTGAACGTCAACTTCAACGCCTTCATCGACATCAAGTGGGACGATCCCGAGTTCGCCGTGGACGTCGACGACCCCCGCTGGGTGCTCACCAGCGCGGACGCCCTCGGCGCCCACCCCTGGTACCAGGAACAGCCGCTCGAGACGCAGATCCGCATCGGTATCTGGCGCTGGGCCGTGATCGCCAAGGTGGGCATGCAGTTCGAGAACCTCCTCATGCGGGGAGCGCTGGACTACGTCTACCAACTGGGCAACCAGGACCAGGAGTTCAGGTATCTCACGCACGAGATCACCGAAGAGACCCACCACACCCAGATGTTCCAGGAACTGGTCAACCGCACCGGCGTGGACACCGCCGGCGGAAAGCGCTGGTTCCGCCAGGTCAGCCGGGTCCTGCCGCTGTTCGGCTCGCTCTACCCGGAGGCGTTCTTCACCGGCATCCTGGCCGGCGAGGAGCCCATCGACCACCTGCAGAAGGGCGCGCTGCGCAGCGGGGAGCCGGTCCATCCCCTCCCGCAGCGGATCATGCAGATCCACATCGCCGAAGAGGCCCGGCACATCTCCTTCGCCCACGAGTTCCTGCGCCTGCGCGTCCCGCGCTTCGGCAAGGCCCGCCGCGGCACCCTGTCCGTCCTCTTCCCGCTGATCATGCGGATCCTGTGCGACGTCATCATGATCCCCGACCGGAAGTCCGCCGCACAGGTCGGCATCCCGGCCTGGGTGGTGAAGGACGTCTTCTGGAAGTCCGAGGCCGGGCGCAGGATGCTGCACGACCTCTTCTCCGACGTGCGGATGCTCGCCCAGGACATCGGCCTGATGAACAAGGTGTCCCGCCCGCTGTGGAGGGCCCTGCGCATCGACGGCCGCCCGGCGCGCTTCCGCGGCGAGCCCGCCCTGCACACCGACTGA
- a CDS encoding NAD(P)/FAD-dependent oxidoreductase — MEQQHVDVLVIGAGISGISAARHVLRDNPGASLVVLERRARVGGTWDLFRYPGIRSDSDMSTFGFGFRPWRDARILAGGAQIRQYVEDAAADEGVLERTRFGRRAVSADFSHAAGRWTVEVEDENTGEHESYSAGYLVGATGYYDYDTPYRPQFPGEADYQGTLVHPQHWPEDLDHTGKRVVVIGSGATAITLLPALAGDAAHVTMLQRSPTYVLALPEVDPLTSVLQKLRAPARLTYRMVRARNIALQRGSYALCRNYPRIARKVLLGLVRARAGKGVDMRHFSPRYKPWDQRLCVVPGGDLFKVLRSGRASVATDRIDSFTADGIRLKSGEELKADIVVTATGLSVRLMGGMALTVDGSPVDVKNRVLYKAVLLEGVPNLSLVIGYTNASWTLKADLAAAYTARLLSHMRRHGHDIATPVASDGDRSEFSVMGEALTSGYIARANEVMPRQGTRDPWRLWNNYYRDRALLQDAPLDDSALRFDKAGAPAAQETAAEAA, encoded by the coding sequence ATGGAGCAGCAGCACGTCGACGTCCTGGTCATCGGCGCCGGAATATCCGGCATCAGTGCCGCCCGGCACGTCCTGCGTGACAATCCCGGAGCCTCGCTCGTCGTGCTCGAGCGCCGCGCCCGGGTCGGCGGCACCTGGGACCTCTTCCGGTACCCCGGAATCCGCTCCGACTCCGACATGTCCACCTTCGGATTCGGCTTCCGCCCCTGGCGCGACGCACGCATCCTCGCCGGTGGCGCGCAGATCCGGCAGTACGTCGAGGACGCCGCGGCCGACGAGGGCGTTCTGGAGCGCACCCGCTTCGGCCGCCGGGCCGTCAGCGCCGACTTCTCGCACGCCGCCGGCCGCTGGACCGTGGAGGTCGAGGACGAGAACACCGGCGAGCACGAGTCGTACAGCGCGGGCTACCTCGTCGGCGCGACCGGCTACTACGACTACGACACCCCCTACCGCCCGCAGTTCCCCGGCGAGGCGGACTACCAGGGCACCCTGGTCCACCCCCAGCACTGGCCCGAGGACCTGGACCACACCGGCAAGCGCGTGGTCGTCATCGGGTCCGGCGCCACCGCCATCACCCTGCTGCCCGCCCTGGCCGGCGACGCCGCGCACGTCACCATGCTCCAGCGCTCGCCCACGTACGTCCTGGCGCTGCCCGAGGTCGACCCGCTCACCTCCGTCCTGCAGAAGCTGCGGGCCCCCGCCCGGCTGACGTACAGGATGGTCCGCGCCCGCAACATCGCGTTGCAGCGGGGGAGTTACGCCCTCTGCCGCAACTACCCCCGGATCGCGCGCAAGGTGCTCCTCGGCCTGGTGCGGGCCCGGGCCGGCAAGGGCGTCGACATGCGGCACTTCAGCCCGCGGTACAAGCCCTGGGACCAGCGCCTGTGCGTCGTCCCCGGCGGCGACCTGTTCAAGGTGCTCAGGAGCGGCAGGGCGTCGGTCGCCACCGACCGCATCGACTCCTTCACCGCCGACGGCATCCGCCTGAAGTCCGGCGAGGAGCTGAAGGCCGACATCGTCGTCACCGCCACGGGCCTGAGCGTCCGCCTCATGGGCGGCATGGCCCTCACCGTCGACGGCAGCCCGGTCGACGTCAAGAATCGCGTGCTCTACAAGGCCGTCCTGCTCGAAGGCGTCCCCAACCTGTCCCTCGTCATCGGCTACACCAACGCCTCCTGGACCCTGAAGGCCGACCTGGCAGCCGCGTACACCGCCCGGCTGCTCTCCCACATGCGGCGCCACGGGCACGACATCGCCACCCCGGTGGCCTCCGACGGCGACCGCTCGGAGTTCTCCGTCATGGGCGAGGCCCTCACCTCCGGGTACATCGCCCGGGCCAACGAGGTCATGCCGCGCCAGGGCACCCGCGACCCGTGGCGGCTGTGGAACAACTACTACCGCGACCGCGCCCTGCTCCAGGACGCGCCCCTCGACGACAGCGCCCTGCGCTTCGACAAGGCGGGCGCCCCCGCCGCCCAGGAGACGGCTGCCGAAGCCGCCTGA
- a CDS encoding iron ABC transporter permease translates to MAVTTTAPATRPRAAASRTGAAAVTAALLVLLAALAVVDITQGTAAVGAPEVWKALTGRAGNGDASVVVASRLPRMCAGLLVGALLGAAGDALQRISRNAIASPDTLAVNAGSYLALGIAAATGVSLPLLASSGIAFAGGLAAAAVVLGLSGLGAGTVRLILAGSALTLGLGAVTQALILLFPEQTEGLYAWNQGSIAQNGFDGVLQMAPVGLLGLAGLLLLARRVDALALGDDAARGVGVPVRGTRIGAVVLSALLSTAAVTLAGPVGFIGLCAPALVRLLTRRFHAFTRFRAALPFTGLVGAALVLGSDVLLRAVVSADTAVAVPTGVVTSLVGAVFLVVLAARVRDAGGSAPADRLRLRSRTAAVATTAALVVALVGVALAGVLLGDSKLLLGDVVNWAQGNAGRTVSFVLETRVPRVLAALLAGTALALAGTIVQAVTRNPLAEPGVLGVTNGAAVGAVIVVTSVSTAGTWAVAGGAFAGAALSAGLVFGLAARGGFQQNRLVLVGFGVATGAAALTSLLIILTDPFNATKALTWLSGSTYGRTYTDSLPLALVLVVGIAVALNRRTELDLVSLDEDTPRLLGLGLSRARLGFLVLAVLLSATAVAAAGTIGFVGLVAPHAARALVGRRHVRVLPVALLLGALLVCTADLVGRTVIAPAQLGAGLMTAVIGTPYFMYLLARGRGAK, encoded by the coding sequence ATGGCCGTCACCACCACCGCACCCGCCACCCGTCCCAGGGCGGCCGCATCCCGGACGGGCGCGGCCGCGGTGACGGCCGCACTCCTCGTCCTCCTCGCCGCCCTCGCGGTCGTCGACATCACCCAGGGCACCGCCGCCGTCGGCGCCCCCGAGGTGTGGAAGGCGCTCACCGGCCGGGCCGGAAACGGCGACGCGTCCGTCGTCGTCGCCTCCCGGCTGCCGAGGATGTGCGCCGGACTGCTCGTCGGCGCCCTCCTCGGCGCGGCCGGCGACGCCCTCCAGCGCATCAGCCGCAACGCCATCGCCTCGCCGGACACCCTCGCCGTCAACGCGGGTTCCTACCTCGCCCTCGGCATCGCCGCCGCCACCGGCGTCTCGCTGCCGCTGCTCGCGTCGTCCGGCATCGCCTTCGCCGGCGGCCTCGCGGCGGCGGCCGTCGTCCTCGGCCTCTCCGGCCTGGGCGCCGGCACCGTCCGGCTCATCCTCGCGGGCAGCGCTCTCACCCTCGGCCTCGGCGCCGTCACCCAGGCGCTGATCCTGCTCTTCCCCGAACAGACCGAGGGCCTGTACGCCTGGAACCAGGGCAGCATCGCGCAGAACGGCTTCGACGGCGTCCTGCAGATGGCACCCGTCGGACTCCTCGGCCTGGCCGGACTGCTGCTGCTCGCCCGCCGCGTCGACGCCCTCGCGCTCGGCGACGACGCGGCACGCGGCGTCGGCGTCCCCGTCCGCGGCACCCGGATCGGCGCCGTCGTGCTGTCCGCACTGCTCTCCACGGCCGCCGTCACCCTCGCCGGACCCGTCGGCTTCATCGGCCTGTGCGCACCCGCCCTGGTCCGCCTGCTCACCCGCAGGTTCCACGCGTTCACCAGGTTCCGGGCCGCGCTGCCGTTCACCGGACTCGTCGGCGCCGCCCTCGTGCTCGGCTCCGACGTGCTGCTGCGCGCCGTCGTGTCGGCGGACACCGCCGTGGCCGTGCCCACCGGCGTCGTCACCAGCCTCGTCGGCGCGGTGTTCCTCGTCGTCCTGGCGGCACGGGTGCGGGACGCGGGCGGCTCCGCCCCGGCCGACCGGCTGCGGCTGCGCAGCCGCACCGCCGCCGTCGCCACCACGGCCGCCCTGGTCGTCGCCCTCGTCGGCGTCGCCCTCGCCGGCGTCCTCCTCGGGGACAGCAAGCTGCTCCTCGGCGACGTCGTCAACTGGGCACAGGGCAACGCGGGCCGGACGGTCTCCTTCGTCCTGGAGACCCGCGTGCCCCGCGTCCTCGCCGCACTGCTCGCCGGTACGGCCCTCGCGCTCGCCGGCACCATCGTGCAGGCCGTGACCCGCAACCCCCTGGCCGAACCGGGCGTGCTCGGTGTGACGAACGGCGCCGCCGTGGGCGCCGTAATCGTCGTCACCTCGGTGTCGACGGCCGGCACCTGGGCCGTCGCGGGCGGCGCCTTCGCGGGCGCCGCGCTCAGCGCCGGCCTCGTCTTCGGCCTCGCGGCGCGGGGCGGATTCCAGCAGAACCGCCTCGTCCTCGTCGGCTTCGGCGTCGCCACCGGGGCCGCCGCCCTGACGAGCCTGCTCATCATCCTCACCGACCCGTTCAACGCCACCAAGGCGCTGACCTGGCTCTCCGGATCGACGTACGGGCGCACCTACACCGACTCGCTGCCGCTCGCGCTCGTCCTGGTCGTCGGCATCGCCGTCGCCCTGAACCGGCGCACCGAACTCGACCTCGTCTCGCTCGACGAGGACACCCCCCGGCTGCTCGGCCTCGGTCTCAGCCGCGCCCGCCTCGGCTTCCTGGTCCTCGCCGTCCTGCTCAGCGCCACCGCCGTGGCCGCCGCGGGCACCATCGGCTTCGTCGGCCTCGTCGCACCGCACGCGGCCCGCGCCCTGGTCGGCCGCCGCCACGTGCGGGTGCTCCCGGTCGCCCTGCTCCTCGGCGCGCTCCTCGTCTGCACGGCGGACCTGGTCGGCCGCACGGTGATCGCCCCGGCCCAACTGGGCGCCGGTCTCATGACGGCCGTTATCGGCACGCCGTACTTCATGTATCTGCTGGCGCGCGGGCGCGGAGCGAAGTGA
- a CDS encoding iron-siderophore ABC transporter substrate-binding protein, giving the protein MRRALIAAAAATVAALTLAACGTTEPAADADAKKSAEPITLTDASGTEVKLDGPAKTVVGTEWNVVESLVSLGVDPAGVADVKGYRTWDKAAPLTNDAKDIGTRGEPSMDTVAAVKPDLVVATTDLPAAAVKQLRKIAPVLTVNSADASDPIGRMTENLDLIAEATGTTAKSTELKKDFEAKLADGRKKLADAGLSGADFAFADGYVASNQVSVRPYTSGSLIGGVNEKLGLKNAWTVKGDKSYGLGSTDVEGLTKLPADVHFAYIGNKDDKNATPFDGVLAKDKVWTSLPFVEKDHVHRLPDGVWMFGGTASMSRYVDSVVEALTK; this is encoded by the coding sequence ATGAGACGAGCCCTGATCGCCGCGGCGGCCGCCACCGTCGCGGCCCTCACCCTCGCCGCCTGCGGCACCACCGAGCCCGCCGCCGACGCCGACGCGAAGAAGAGCGCCGAGCCCATCACCCTGACCGACGCCTCGGGCACCGAGGTGAAGCTCGACGGACCCGCGAAGACCGTCGTCGGCACCGAATGGAACGTCGTCGAGAGCCTGGTCTCCCTCGGCGTCGACCCGGCCGGAGTCGCCGACGTCAAGGGCTACAGGACGTGGGACAAGGCCGCCCCGCTCACCAACGACGCCAAGGACATCGGCACCCGCGGCGAGCCCAGCATGGACACCGTCGCCGCCGTCAAGCCCGACCTCGTCGTCGCCACCACCGATCTCCCGGCCGCCGCCGTCAAGCAGCTGCGCAAGATCGCCCCGGTGCTCACCGTCAACTCCGCCGACGCCTCCGACCCGATCGGCCGGATGACGGAGAACCTCGACCTGATCGCCGAGGCCACCGGCACCACCGCGAAGTCCACCGAGCTGAAGAAGGACTTCGAGGCGAAGCTCGCCGACGGCAGGAAGAAGCTCGCCGACGCCGGCCTGTCCGGCGCCGACTTCGCCTTCGCCGACGGCTACGTCGCCTCCAACCAGGTCTCCGTGCGCCCGTACACCAGCGGTTCGCTGATCGGCGGCGTCAACGAGAAGCTCGGCCTGAAGAACGCCTGGACCGTCAAGGGCGACAAGAGCTACGGCCTCGGCTCCACCGACGTCGAAGGCCTCACCAAGCTCCCCGCCGACGTGCACTTCGCCTACATCGGGAACAAGGACGACAAGAACGCCACCCCGTTCGACGGCGTCCTCGCGAAGGACAAGGTCTGGACCTCGCTGCCGTTCGTCGAGAAGGACCACGTGCACCGGCTGCCCGACGGCGTCTGGATGTTCGGCGGGACCGCGTCGATGAGCCGGTACGTCGACTCCGTCGTCGAGGCGCTGACCAAGTAA
- a CDS encoding ABC transporter ATP-binding protein has product MLGAEETTSAAPRRHGHELSATDVTVAYEGVDVVHGAAMTLRPGEVTVLVGPNGSGKSTLLRTLARLQRPRAATLLLDGEIDGLALSPRDFSRHVALLTQGRPTPGGLTVRDVVEFGRYPYRGRWGRTDPGGRAAVDRALALTGAAELADRGAEHLSGGQLQRVWLAGCLAQETGVLLLDEPTTYLDLRYQVELLDLMRDLADQHGIAVGAVLHDLDQAAAVADRILLLDAGRIVASGTPEDVLTGDRLTTTYGIRIEVDTDPLTGRLRTRAIGRHHARTERLRTTS; this is encoded by the coding sequence GTGCTTGGAGCTGAAGAGACCACCAGCGCGGCCCCGCGCCGCCACGGCCACGAACTGTCGGCCACCGACGTCACCGTGGCCTACGAGGGCGTCGACGTCGTCCACGGCGCCGCCATGACGTTGCGGCCCGGCGAAGTGACGGTCCTGGTGGGGCCGAACGGCAGCGGCAAGTCGACACTGCTGCGCACCCTCGCGCGGCTGCAACGCCCCAGGGCGGCCACCCTCCTGCTCGACGGCGAGATCGACGGCCTCGCGTTGAGCCCCCGCGACTTCTCCCGCCACGTCGCCCTGCTCACCCAAGGGCGCCCCACGCCCGGCGGTCTGACGGTGCGGGACGTCGTCGAGTTCGGCCGATACCCGTACCGCGGACGCTGGGGCAGGACGGACCCCGGCGGCCGGGCGGCGGTCGACCGCGCCCTCGCCCTGACCGGCGCCGCCGAACTCGCCGACCGCGGCGCCGAACACCTCTCCGGCGGCCAGCTGCAGCGCGTCTGGCTGGCCGGCTGCCTCGCCCAGGAGACCGGCGTCCTCCTGCTGGACGAACCCACGACCTACCTCGACCTGCGCTACCAGGTCGAACTCCTCGACCTCATGCGGGACCTGGCGGACCAGCACGGCATCGCCGTCGGCGCCGTCCTGCACGACCTCGACCAGGCCGCCGCCGTGGCCGACCGGATCCTCCTCCTCGACGCGGGCCGGATCGTCGCCTCCGGCACGCCCGAGGACGTCCTCACCGGCGACCGGCTCACCACCACGTACGGCATCCGCATCGAGGTCGACACCGACCCCCTCACCGGCCGGCTGCGCACCCGCGCCATCGGCCGCCACCACGCACGAACCGAAAGGCTGCGCACCACCTCATGA